From the genome of Candidatus Tanganyikabacteria bacterium:
GGCCGCGCCCGCGTCGAAGAGCGCGTGGCCGGCGCCCCAGGAGCCGAAGCCCGCTTCTATTCGCGTTCCCGGTCGGGCCTTCGTCACCAGGTTGACGACCCCGCCGACCGCGCTCGGGCCGTACAGGCCCGAGGAGCCGCCCTCGAGCACCTCGATCCGCTCCACGCCCAGCAGCGAGACGGTCGCGAGATCGACCCCGCCGGTCTGCGGGTCGTTGAGCCGGATCCCGTCGCGCAGCACGAGGACGCCCTCGGTGCCGGCGCCGCGCAGCATCAGCGTGGACACGGCGCCGGCGCCGCCGTAGCGCCGTACCGCGAAGGCCTCCCGGGCCAGGAGCGCGCCGAGAGTGGCGGCGCCGGACTGCTCGATCGCCTCGCGTTCGACCACCGTCACGGCCTGCGGCTGGGCGGGAAACGGCGGGCGCTTGCCGACCACCGTCACCGGATCCACCTCGATGATCTCGGCGGCGCCGGCCGGCGGGGAGATCGCCACGACCGTGGCGATCAGACAGGCGAGAGCCCTGGAAATGAAACTGCCCTCCTTCCCGGAGGGCAAAGGAGACACCGCGTGAGGGTGCCGCTCTTTGCCTCGAAGAGCTTTACGGACACCGAGTCCCCCGGGTGGTTTCGGGCTCGGGCGATCTTGATCGCCCTGACCGTTGCGGGACAGCGCCGGAATTCCACCGGACTTCCCACGCCGCGGGACCTATGCTGCGAACGAGCGTACGCTCAGCGGTGTGGCAAGTCAATACGGCCCGAGGCAGGGCCGAGGGGCGCCAAGATCTGAGGCCGGCACGGAGGCCGGCCCCACCCGATCTCGGTGAGGCCGGCCCCGGAACGAAGTTCCCTAGTCGACCAGACCCTTGCGCAGCGCGTAGTTGACCAGCTCCGACCGCTTGCGGATGCCGAGCTTGTCGATGATGTGGGAGCGGTGCGTCTCGACCGTGCGAACGCTGATGACCAGCTTGTCGGCGATCTCCTGGTTGGTGAGGCCCGAGGCGATGTGGCCGAGCACTTCCTTCTCGCGAGCCGTGAGGTCCTCTATCGGGTGGTTGCGGTCGCCGTGCTCCCAGCGGTCCATGGCGTCGCGCACGATGTTGCGCTGGGTGGATTCGCGGACGTAGGTGCCGCCGCGCATGATCTCGCGGATGGCGACCATGAGCTCGTCCTCGGCGGCACGCTTGTACACGTACCCGGAACCGCCGGCGCGGATGGCCTTGAAGAGCCACTCGTCGCCCTCGTTCATCGACAGGATGAGCACCCGGGTCTGCGGGAGCAGGCGGCGGATCTCGGACGTCGCGGCCAGGCCGTCCACGCGCGGCATCGTGACGTCCATGATCACGAGATCGGGCTGGAGCTCGCGGGCGATGCGGATGGCCTCGACGCCGTCGCTGGCCTCGGCCACCACGTCGATCTCCGGATTGGTCTCGAGCAGCATCTTCAGACCGCTGCGCAGGATCGCGTGATCGTCCGCGAGAATGACCCGTACGCGGCGGTTGCCGGCCTCGAAGTCCGCGGTTTCGGTCGCGTCGGTCTGAGTCGTCATTTCATCTACCTCCGGGGCCATGCTACCAATACTACGCCAGTGGTACGTAGGGCCAAACTACGTATTTAGGCCTACGGGTTTTCTTCCCCGGTCGCACCCGCGCTACCTTCCGGAAACGGTCTCGGGGATCTCGCCGAGCAACTCGTAGTGGATCGAGATGCGGTCCTTGACCTTGATGGCCCCGAGCATGAGCACCGGCGGTCGCACGCCGTAGTCGCTCATCAGCAGGTCGTAGGAGCCCGCGAGGCACACCTTGCCGCCGCTGACGTCGCCTCGTGCCTCGAGCGACACGTCCCGTTCGGTGCCGGCGACGCTGAGCGTACCCTCGGCGCGCACGGTGATGTCGCCGTTCCCGGTGGGCCTGGCCTTGTAGCGCGTGAGCCTGAACCTGATGTGGGGGTGGCGATCGGCCTCGAGGGCCCGGTAGAGATTGGTGTCGAGCAGGCCTTCGCCGGATTTCAGGCTCTTGACCGGGATGGTGACCTCCAGGGCCGCCAGGTGGCCGGCGGCGAGCAGATCCTCGAGGCTGCCGGCCTTGGCCTTCCCGGGCGCCAGGGAGGCGACGATGCGCAGGTCCCTCGTCCTGCTCGCGTACGGGTGGAGCGTGGAATCGCCCTCGAGGCGCAGGCGGGTGTCGGTGACGACGAGGCGGGGTTCGGTCCCCGCGATCGCCTGGGGCCCAAGGGAAATGACACCGCAAAGCGCCGTCGCAAGCAAGCAATATGTACGTAGTTTCATCGTACTAGCGAACCTCCTTCTAAGTCGCATGGTGACTAGGTTCTTGCTAACAGGCGTCCGTGGTTTTCCGAGGTCCCGGGAAAGTACGGCTGCAAATTACGTACGGGTTTGCGAGGGTGGTAGCGGAGGAACCCGAAAATGAAGACCCGACTAG
Proteins encoded in this window:
- a CDS encoding response regulator transcription factor, which produces MTTQTDATETADFEAGNRRVRVILADDHAILRSGLKMLLETNPEIDVVAEASDGVEAIRIARELQPDLVIMDVTMPRVDGLAATSEIRRLLPQTRVLILSMNEGDEWLFKAIRAGGSGYVYKRAAEDELMVAIREIMRGGTYVRESTQRNIVRDAMDRWEHGDRNHPIEDLTAREKEVLGHIASGLTNQEIADKLVISVRTVETHRSHIIDKLGIRKRSELVNYALRKGLVD
- a CDS encoding YceI family protein, whose product is MKLRTYCLLATALCGVISLGPQAIAGTEPRLVVTDTRLRLEGDSTLHPYASRTRDLRIVASLAPGKAKAGSLEDLLAAGHLAALEVTIPVKSLKSGEGLLDTNLYRALEADRHPHIRFRLTRYKARPTGNGDITVRAEGTLSVAGTERDVSLEARGDVSGGKVCLAGSYDLLMSDYGVRPPVLMLGAIKVKDRISIHYELLGEIPETVSGR